The following are encoded in a window of Carya illinoinensis cultivar Pawnee chromosome 15, C.illinoinensisPawnee_v1, whole genome shotgun sequence genomic DNA:
- the LOC122296999 gene encoding disease resistance protein RML1A-like, which yields MTSSMSFLGLSSSSSSTVSSLWFYDVFLIFRGEDTRNSFTAHLHHALLQNGIHTYIDEDKLRRGDEISPALLQAIENSRLSIIVLSENYASSIWCLDELLNILNCKETKQQIVLPIFYHVNPSDVRN from the coding sequence ATGACTTCTTCCATGTCCTTCCTTGGactctcttcttcctcctcttctactGTTAGCTCTCTGTGGTTTTACGATGTATTCTTGATTTTTAGAGGAGAAGATACTCGCAATAGTTTTACTGCCCATCTTCACCATGCTTTGCTTCAAAATGGCATCCACACCTACATAGATGAGGACAAGCTTAGAAGAGGTGACGAAATCTCACCAGCACTTCTCCAAGCCATTGAAAATTCCCGACTTTCAATTATCGTGCTCTCAGAAAATTATGCATCATCTATTTGGTGCTTAGATGAATTGCTCAACATTCTCAATTGCAAGGAAACAAAGCAACAAATAGTTTTACCTATATTTTACCATGTAAATCCATCAGATGTACGAAATTAA
- the LOC122297000 gene encoding uncharacterized protein LOC122297000, producing MADNTRSKQQQFEHLQHHVDLHQHEILEVKADVSVLKVDVATVKVDIQAIKDMLRTFFAQPHNQNPPLPPLNHEIPPDHDNQDPRRFNSRGVKLDFPHFQGVNPAAWLFKANHYFDFHQTQLPHRLLMASYHMEGDALVWFDNSAAAGLFRDWDAFSRSLLLRFGPTAYDDPMEALTRLKQTTSVAGYMVQFETLTNRLRGLSDTHKLSCFLSGLKDEIRIPVRMLNPVNLNAAYALAKMQEEYLPSIRRVAKSMGDRPITAGGGTFSAGSFSSDATNKWKRPMGGAKHISSEQINEKRRKGLCFNCDEKWNLLHKCKTPRIYLLDVSEEFSEEEESLQVVEIEEKPPLEISAPPTSNKEELEISLAAIAGTPTVRTMRLRGSIHGAQVVILVDSGSSHNFIDSALASKLQLQVDYSVNLKVRVANGQGLSSDGLCRTVQLKVQGNLLQPPLHLLDLAGCDIVLGVQWLETLGPITWDFAKLLMSFVWEGKSIELKGLKLNPSVVEEGEKVCKASIAKGKGVLLQIMCVGEMEHADGSVAEPFSELLDDFKEVFAEPQGLPPPRSHDHQIVLKEGTQPVAIAPYRYPYYRKTEIEKMVAELLRSGVIRPSSSPFSAPVLLVRKADGSWRLCVDYRALNKETVKAKFPIPVIDELLDELFGAVIFSKLDLRSGYHQVRVVPSDIPKTAFRTHEGHYEFLVMPFVLTNAPATFQGLMNDIFKPFLRKFVLIFLMTY from the coding sequence ATGGCGGACAACACCAGATCCAAGCAACAGCAGTTCGAGCATTTACAGCATCACGTGGACCTTCATCAACATGAAATCCTAGAAGTAAAAGCAGATGTTAGTGTTTTGAAAGTTGATGTTGCTACAGTGAAAGTGGATATACAAGCGATTAAAGACATGTTACGCACTTTTTTTGCCCAACCACATAACCAGAACCCCCCTTTACCCCCACTTAACCATGAAATTCCTCCAGACCATGACAATCAAGATCCTAGACGGTTCAATTCCAGGGGGGTCAAACTGGATTTTCCCCACTTTCAAGGGGTTAATCCTGCTGCATGGCTTTTTAAGGCCAACCATTACTTTGACTTCCACCAAACCCAACTACCCCACCGATTATTGATGGCCTCTTATCACATGGAAGGAGACGCGCTTGTGTGGTTCGACAATTCAGCAGCTGCAGGCTTATTCCGAGATTGGGATGCTTTTTCTAGATCCTTACTCCTCCGTTTTGGCCCTACAGCTTATGACGACCCTATGGAAGCTTTGACTAGGCTCAAGCAGACCACCTCAGTGGCTGGTTACATGGTGCAGTTTGAAACATTAACCAACCGTTTAAGAGGACTATCGGATACTCATAAACTGAGTTGTTTTCTCAGCGGGTTGAAGGATGAGATCCGCATTCCGGTTAGGATGCTAAACCCGGTGAATTTAAATGCTGCATATGCATTGGCAAAGATGCAAGAGGAATACCTCCCAAGTATAAGGCGGGTTGCGAAATCTATGGGGGACAGGCCAATCACCGCGGGAGGAGGGACTTTTTCAGCAGGGTCCTTTTCTAGTGATGCTACCAACAAGTGGAAGCGACCTATGGGGGGTGCTAAACACATTTCCTCCGAGCAAATCAATGAAAAGCGTCGCAAAGgattatgttttaattgtgaTGAGAAGTGGAACCTGTTACACAAATGTAAAACTCCTCGCATTTACCTCTTGGATGTGAGTGAGGAATTTAGTGAGGAAGAAGAATCACTGCAGGTGgtagaaattgaagaaaaaccaCCACTGGAAATTTCAGCTCCTCCTACCAGCAACAAGGAAGAACTGGAAATTTCCTTGGCAGCTATTGCTGGTACCCCTACCGTAAGAACTATGCGGTTAAGGGGAAGTATCCACGGGGCACAAGTGGTGATTTTGGTGGACTCGGGCAGCTCACACAACTTTATCGATTCAGCCTTGGCCTCTAAGTTGCAGCTACAAGTGGATTATTCAGTTAATTTGAAGGTGCGGGTAGCTAATGGACAAGGCTTAAGCAGTGACGGGTTATGTAGAACTGTACAGCTGAAGGTACAAGGTAACTTACTGCAACCCCCTCTTCATTTACTAGACTTGGCTGGTTGTGATATTGTATTAGGAGTCCAATGGTTAGAAACTTTGGGTCCTATCACGTGGGACTTTGCAAAGTTACTGATGAGTTTTGTATGGGAAGGGAAATCCATTGAGTTGAAAGGGCTGAAACTAAACCCTTCAGTTGTAGAGGAGGGTGAGAAGGTTTGTAAGGCCTCTATAGCAAAAGGGAAAGGAGTTCTTTTACAGATTATGTGTGTTGGGGAGATGGAACATGCAGATGGAAGTGTGGCTGAACCTTTTTCAGAACTTTTAGACGATTTTAAAGAGGTATTTGCTGAACCTCAAGGTTTACCACCACCGCGTTCCCATGACCACCAAATAGTCCTCAAGGAGGGCACTCAACCCGTGGCAATTGCACCATATCGATACCCGTATTACCggaaaacagaaattgaaaaaatggtggctgAGTTATTGAGGTCTGGAGTGATTAGACCTAGTTCTAGTCCTTTTTCAGCCCCTGTTTTACTAGTTCGTAAGGCCGATGGAAGTTGGCGACTGTGTGTGGATTATAGGGCACTTAATAAGGAAACCGTGAAGGCTAAGTTTCCTATTCCAGTCATTGATGAATTACTGGATGAACTCTTTGGAGCAGTGATTTTCTCTAAGCTTGACCTACGGTCGGGCTATCACCAAGTCAGAGTGGTGCCTAGTGACATTCCTAAGACGGCTTTCCGGACCCATGAGGGCCATTACGAGTttttggtgatgccttttgTCCTCACCAACGCTCCAGCCACTTTCCAAGGGTTAATGAATGATATATTCAAACCTTTTTTGAGGaaatttgttcttatttttttgatgACATACTGA